In the genome of Candoia aspera isolate rCanAsp1 chromosome 1, rCanAsp1.hap2, whole genome shotgun sequence, one region contains:
- the CFL2 gene encoding cofilin-2 — protein MASGVTVNDEVIKVFNDMKVRKSSTAEEIKKRKKAVLFCLSADKRQIIVEEAKQILVGDIGVTVEDPYIAFVKLLPLNDCRYALYDATYETKESKKEDLVFIFWAPECAPLKSKMIYASSKDAIKKKFTGIKHEWQVNGYEDIKDRSTLGEKLGGNVVVSLEGKPL, from the exons ATG GCTTCTGGAGTAACAGTGAATGATGAAGTTATCAAGGTTTTCAATGACATGAAAGTACGGAAATCTTCaacagcagaagagattaagaaaagaaagaaagcagttcTTTTCTGTTTAAGCGCTGACAAAAGGCAAATAATTGTAGAAGAAGCAAAGCAGATATTAGTTGGTGACATTGGTGTCACAGTCGAGGACCCTTATATAGCCTTTGTGAAGCTGTTACCACTGAATGATTGCAGATATGCTTTGTATGATGCAACATATGAAACAAAGGAATCTAAAAAGGAAGATCTGGTATTTATATTCTG GGCCCCAGAATGTGCCCCTTTAAAAAGCAAGATGATCTACGCAAGCTCTAAAGAtgccattaaaaagaaatttacag GTATTAAACACGAGTGGCAGGTAAATGGTTATGAAGATATTAAAGATCGTTCAACACTGGGAGAGAAACTAGGAGGCAATGTGGTAGTTTCACTTGAAGGAAAACCCTTATAA